The following proteins come from a genomic window of Mycolicibacterium rufum:
- a CDS encoding acyl-CoA dehydrogenase family protein: protein MDLFSLDDDDRVIAETAAAFAEKRLAPYALDWDETHHFPVEVLREAAELGMAAVYCREDVGGSGLRRIDAVRIFEMLAAADPTVAAFLSIHNMCAWMVDSFGTEEQRKAWVPRLASMDAIASYCLTEPGAGSDAGALRTKAVRSGDEWVLDGVKQFISGAGASDVYIVMARTGSDGPKGISAFVVEKDTPGLSFGADEQKMGWNAQPTRQVILDGARVPADAMLGGADGEGTGFGIAMKGLNGGRINIAACSLGGAQAAYDKAVGYLADRQAFGGALLDEPTIRFTLADMATALETSRMMLWRAATALDQDHPDRVELCAMAKRYVTDACFEVADQALQLHGGYGYLREYGLEKIVRDLRVHRILEGTNEIMRVVVGRAAAARARAS, encoded by the coding sequence GTGGACCTGTTCAGTCTCGACGACGACGACCGGGTGATCGCCGAGACGGCGGCCGCGTTCGCCGAAAAGCGGTTGGCGCCCTACGCGTTGGACTGGGACGAGACGCACCACTTCCCCGTCGAGGTGCTGCGCGAGGCGGCTGAGCTGGGCATGGCCGCGGTCTACTGCCGCGAGGACGTCGGCGGCAGCGGTCTGCGACGCATCGACGCGGTGCGCATCTTCGAGATGCTCGCGGCCGCCGACCCGACGGTCGCGGCGTTCCTGTCGATCCACAACATGTGCGCCTGGATGGTGGACAGCTTCGGCACCGAGGAGCAGCGCAAGGCGTGGGTGCCGCGGCTGGCGTCGATGGACGCGATCGCCAGCTACTGCCTCACCGAACCCGGTGCCGGCTCGGACGCGGGCGCGTTGCGCACCAAGGCCGTTCGGTCCGGCGACGAGTGGGTGCTCGACGGGGTCAAGCAGTTCATCTCCGGCGCGGGCGCGTCCGATGTGTACATCGTGATGGCCCGCACCGGCTCCGACGGCCCGAAGGGCATCTCGGCGTTCGTGGTCGAGAAGGACACGCCGGGGCTGAGTTTCGGCGCCGACGAGCAGAAGATGGGCTGGAACGCCCAGCCCACCCGGCAGGTGATCCTCGACGGCGCCCGGGTGCCCGCCGACGCGATGCTCGGCGGGGCCGACGGTGAGGGCACGGGCTTCGGCATCGCGATGAAGGGCCTCAACGGCGGCCGCATCAACATCGCCGCCTGCTCGCTGGGCGGCGCCCAGGCCGCCTACGACAAGGCGGTCGGCTATCTGGCCGACCGGCAGGCGTTCGGCGGGGCGCTGCTCGACGAGCCGACCATCCGGTTCACGCTGGCCGACATGGCCACCGCGCTGGAGACGTCGCGGATGATGCTGTGGCGCGCCGCGACCGCCCTCGATCAGGACCACCCCGACCGGGTGGAGCTGTGCGCGATGGCCAAGCGGTACGTGACCGACGCGTGTTTCGAGGTGGCCGACCAGGCGCTGCAGTTGCACGGCGGCTACGGCTATCTGCGCGAGTACGGCCTGGAGAAGATCGTCCGCGACCTGCGGGTGCATCGAATCCTGGAGGGCACCAACGAAATCATGCGCGTGGTCGTCGGGCGGGCTGCAGCCGCCCGGGCCCGCGCCTCGTGA
- the mmsB gene encoding 3-hydroxyisobutyrate dehydrogenase: MTTIAFLGLGNMGGPMAANLVAAGHTVHGFDPVVTLRDAAAEKGAAVYTSGAEAAAGADVVITSLPNGDIVKAAYAEVLPVARDGALLIDTSTISVDDARTIHAQAGERGLAQIDAPVSGGIKGATAGTLAFMLGGDTDAVERAKPVLEPMAGKIIHCGDSGAGQAAKLCNNMVLAVQQIAIGEAFVLAEKLGLPAQSLFDVITGATGNCWAVHTNCPVPGPVPTSPANNDFKPGFATALMNKDLGLAMAAVASTGSSAPLGSHAAEIYRAFNEDHAGKDFSAVIEMLRG, translated from the coding sequence ATGACGACGATCGCGTTCCTGGGACTGGGCAACATGGGCGGCCCGATGGCGGCCAACCTGGTGGCGGCCGGGCACACGGTGCACGGTTTCGACCCGGTGGTGACGCTGCGGGACGCCGCCGCCGAGAAGGGTGCCGCGGTGTACACCAGCGGCGCCGAGGCGGCGGCGGGCGCCGACGTGGTGATCACCTCGCTGCCCAACGGCGACATCGTCAAGGCCGCCTACGCCGAAGTGCTGCCGGTCGCCAGGGACGGCGCCCTGCTGATCGACACCTCGACGATCTCGGTCGACGACGCCCGCACCATCCACGCCCAGGCCGGCGAACGCGGGCTCGCCCAGATCGACGCACCGGTGTCCGGCGGCATCAAGGGCGCCACGGCCGGCACGCTGGCGTTCATGCTCGGCGGCGACACCGACGCCGTCGAACGGGCCAAGCCGGTGCTGGAACCCATGGCGGGCAAGATCATCCACTGCGGCGACTCGGGCGCGGGGCAGGCCGCCAAGCTGTGCAACAACATGGTGCTCGCGGTGCAGCAGATCGCGATCGGCGAAGCGTTCGTGCTGGCCGAGAAGCTCGGTCTGCCCGCGCAGTCGCTGTTCGATGTCATCACCGGGGCGACCGGGAACTGCTGGGCGGTGCACACGAACTGCCCGGTGCCGGGCCCGGTTCCGACCTCACCGGCCAACAACGACTTCAAGCCGGGGTTCGCGACCGCGCTGATGAACAAGGACCTCGGGCTCGCGATGGCCGCCGTGGCGTCGACGGGGTCGTCGGCTCCGCTGGGCAGTCACGCCGCGGAGATCTACCGGGCCTTCAACGAGGACCACGCCGGCAAGGACTTCAGCGCGGTCATCGAGATGCTGCGCGGCTGA
- a CDS encoding HAD family hydrolase, translated as MQPTQQKAWRAGRFWWDWPRPGDAAVPALRAVVFDLDAIADIECAGHRPAFNRAFAELGLDISWSEARYRQLMALSDERRRVAAELRKRGISSECDVLAELLVDEVCATKDMILAETILDADITARAGLVDLITEAYAAGISVGIVSSGNHAWVEPLVRQLVGEGVVAAIVTASDLPDGAAANLYRVALAELGAAPNEALAFAASPASQRAAAAAGLPTVPAAATGAAPLRVVDCQRVRDQWRVAHPVTAA; from the coding sequence ATGCAGCCCACGCAGCAGAAAGCATGGCGAGCCGGTCGATTCTGGTGGGACTGGCCGCGTCCGGGTGATGCCGCGGTGCCGGCGCTGCGCGCGGTCGTCTTCGATCTCGACGCGATCGCCGACATCGAGTGCGCTGGTCACCGCCCGGCCTTCAACAGGGCTTTCGCCGAGCTCGGCCTGGACATCTCCTGGTCCGAAGCGCGCTACCGGCAGCTGATGGCGCTCAGCGACGAGCGCCGGCGGGTGGCGGCGGAACTGCGCAAACGGGGGATCAGCTCCGAGTGCGACGTGCTCGCCGAACTGCTCGTCGACGAGGTCTGCGCCACCAAGGACATGATCCTGGCCGAGACCATCCTCGACGCCGACATCACCGCCCGCGCCGGACTGGTGGATCTGATCACCGAGGCGTACGCCGCCGGAATCAGCGTCGGCATCGTCAGCTCGGGCAACCACGCCTGGGTGGAGCCGCTGGTGCGTCAGCTCGTCGGGGAGGGGGTCGTCGCGGCGATCGTCACCGCCTCCGACCTGCCCGACGGCGCCGCTGCCAACCTCTACCGGGTCGCCCTCGCCGAACTGGGCGCCGCCCCGAACGAAGCGCTGGCGTTCGCCGCATCACCCGCGAGCCAGCGCGCGGCCGCGGCGGCGGGTCTGCCGACGGTGCCGGCCGCCGCCACCGGGGCCGCCCCGCTGCGCGTCGTCGACTGCCAGCGGGTGCGCGACCAGTGGCGCGTGGCCCACCCGGTGACCGCCGCCTGA
- a CDS encoding response regulator, whose protein sequence is MTTRLEREPVRIVLVDDHEMVIEGLKAMLAAFDSRVTVVGQAVGADKVMSVVSELDPDIVLCDVRMQGSSGLDVCQQLRQRDPDRRVVMLSVYDDEQYLFQALRVGASGYLLKSISSEELVRQLEFVHGGATAIDPGMAARAVDTAARLQRSEFWPGARQGLTQRESEILALVVNGLSNRAIAAKLVIGDETVKTHLSSIYRKLGVSDRTGAVATALREGIYQ, encoded by the coding sequence ATGACCACCCGTCTCGAGCGCGAACCGGTGCGGATCGTGCTGGTCGACGACCACGAGATGGTCATCGAGGGACTCAAGGCGATGCTCGCCGCCTTCGACAGCAGGGTGACCGTGGTCGGGCAGGCGGTCGGGGCCGACAAGGTGATGAGCGTGGTCTCCGAACTCGACCCCGACATCGTGCTGTGCGACGTGCGGATGCAGGGGTCCAGCGGGTTGGACGTCTGCCAGCAGCTGCGCCAGCGCGATCCCGACCGGCGGGTGGTGATGCTGTCGGTCTACGACGACGAGCAGTACCTGTTCCAGGCGCTGCGCGTCGGCGCGTCGGGGTATCTGCTCAAGAGCATCAGCAGCGAAGAGCTGGTGCGCCAGCTGGAGTTCGTGCACGGCGGCGCGACCGCGATCGATCCGGGGATGGCCGCCCGCGCCGTGGACACCGCCGCCCGGCTGCAGCGCAGCGAGTTCTGGCCCGGCGCCCGCCAGGGCCTGACCCAGCGCGAGAGCGAGATCCTCGCGCTCGTCGTCAACGGGCTGTCCAACCGCGCGATCGCCGCCAAGCTGGTGATCGGCGACGAGACGGTCAAGACCCACCTCAGTTCGATCTACCGCAAGTTGGGGGTCAGCGACCGCACCGGTGCGGTCGCGACCGCTCTGCGGGAAGGCATCTACCAGTGA
- a CDS encoding GAF domain-containing sensor histidine kinase yields the protein MSTPSRAVLTADRELALLRELISAASRGPGVEPLAAAAARMITAATDSDVCFVHVLDDTERSLTLAGATPPFDSEVGKIRLPLGQGISGWVASHLEPVVIRRDKESDPRYLPLASLRGRDFTSMVSVPMESTPGGLVGVLNVHTVAEREFGDSDVELLLVIGRLIAGAMHQARLHRQLVARERAHENFVEQVIEAQEIERRRLAGDIHDGISQRLVTLSYRLDAAAQAAKNPDDRAALTEQLDRARELADLTLQEARAAISGLRPPVLDDLGLSGGLASLARSIPQIGIDVDLADTRLPDHIELALYRIAQECLQNVVKHAGASRARLTFSLDRGEHGDVARLEIADDGVGFDTLERPLGSDEMGGYGLLSMAERAEIVGGRLNIRSRPGAGTTVTASIPVPAR from the coding sequence GTGAGCACGCCGTCGCGCGCGGTGCTGACCGCCGACCGGGAGCTGGCCCTGCTGCGCGAACTCATCTCGGCCGCGTCGCGCGGCCCGGGGGTCGAGCCGCTGGCCGCCGCCGCGGCGCGGATGATCACCGCGGCCACCGACAGCGACGTGTGCTTCGTCCACGTCCTCGACGACACCGAACGCTCACTGACGCTCGCCGGCGCCACCCCGCCGTTCGACTCCGAGGTCGGTAAGATCAGACTGCCTCTGGGACAAGGTATTTCGGGCTGGGTGGCAAGCCACCTCGAGCCGGTCGTGATCCGCCGAGACAAGGAGTCCGATCCGCGCTACCTGCCGCTGGCGTCGCTGCGCGGCCGTGACTTCACGTCGATGGTGTCGGTGCCGATGGAGTCGACCCCGGGCGGGCTGGTCGGTGTGCTCAACGTGCACACCGTGGCCGAACGCGAGTTCGGCGACAGTGACGTCGAACTGCTGCTGGTGATCGGCCGGCTCATCGCCGGGGCCATGCACCAGGCGCGGCTGCACCGGCAGCTGGTGGCCCGCGAACGCGCGCACGAGAACTTCGTCGAGCAGGTCATCGAGGCGCAGGAAATCGAGCGGCGGCGGCTGGCCGGCGACATCCACGACGGCATCTCCCAGCGGCTGGTCACGCTGTCCTACCGTCTCGACGCGGCGGCGCAGGCCGCGAAGAACCCCGACGACCGCGCCGCGCTGACCGAACAACTCGACCGCGCCCGCGAGCTGGCCGATCTGACGCTGCAGGAGGCTCGCGCCGCGATCAGCGGACTGCGTCCCCCGGTGCTCGACGACCTCGGCCTGTCCGGCGGGCTGGCGAGCCTGGCGCGCTCGATCCCACAAATCGGTATCGACGTCGATCTTGCCGACACGCGACTGCCCGACCACATCGAGCTCGCGCTGTACCGGATCGCGCAGGAGTGCCTGCAGAACGTCGTCAAGCATGCCGGCGCCTCCCGGGCCCGGCTCACCTTCTCACTGGACCGCGGCGAGCACGGTGACGTCGCCCGGCTCGAGATCGCCGATGACGGCGTGGGTTTCGACACCCTCGAGCGTCCGCTGGGCAGCGACGAGATGGGTGGTTACGGTCTGCTGTCGATGGCCGAGCGCGCCGAGATCGTCGGCGGCCGGCTCAACATCCGGTCCCGCCCGGGCGCGGGCACCACGGTCACCGCCAGCATCCCGGTGCCCGCACGCTAG
- a CDS encoding MarR family transcriptional regulator, protein MATDPIAAARANWEKSGWGEVADGMVAVTSVMRAHQILLARVENALRPYDLSFSRFELLRLLAFSRAGALPITKASDRLQVHVTSVTHAIRRLEADGLVERIPHPTDGRTTLVRLTDLGRSTVEDATVTLNSDVFADIGITDEQSRALAESIRALRHSAGDF, encoded by the coding sequence GTGGCCACCGATCCGATCGCCGCGGCGCGCGCCAACTGGGAGAAGTCCGGCTGGGGTGAGGTGGCCGACGGCATGGTCGCGGTGACGTCGGTGATGCGCGCGCACCAGATCCTGCTGGCCCGGGTCGAGAACGCGCTGCGGCCCTACGACCTGAGCTTCTCGCGGTTCGAACTGCTGCGGCTGCTGGCATTCAGCCGCGCGGGGGCCCTGCCGATCACCAAGGCCTCCGACCGGCTGCAGGTGCACGTCACCAGCGTCACCCACGCCATCCGGCGCCTCGAGGCCGACGGTCTGGTCGAGCGGATCCCGCATCCGACCGACGGGCGGACCACGCTGGTGCGGCTGACCGATCTCGGTCGCTCGACCGTCGAGGACGCCACCGTCACGCTCAACAGCGACGTCTTCGCCGACATTGGCATCACCGATGAGCAGTCCCGCGCGCTGGCCGAGTCGATCCGCGCGCTGCGCCACAGCGCAGGCGATTTCTAG
- a CDS encoding pyridoxal phosphate-dependent aminotransferase codes for MALRDAAAAAVLPDAVNPFALSLNESPFPPLPAVRAAVRASLDSLNRYPEFLPHRLRSVIAGRLGTAVDQVVVGEGATGVLLQVLHALTGPGDTLVTSTPTFDGYPILARMARLRPVTIPLDRHGHHDLDAMADAAVGARVVVVCRPHNPTGTVEQVGALERFLRRVPADTVVLLDEAYAEFLAPDLRLDAVDLVRRFGNVVVVRTFSKAYGLAGLRIGYGFCAPALGRALWTMQLPFGVSLPALAAVVASYEAESQLRHRIRTITAERRRLQMRLRAMGVYTTDAQANFVYLPGAEMRWSDAFDGSGLMVRRYDDGGVRITVGSRASTRAVIRTVAAGMR; via the coding sequence ATGGCCCTGCGCGACGCCGCGGCGGCGGCCGTGCTGCCCGACGCGGTGAACCCGTTCGCGTTGTCGCTCAACGAGAGTCCGTTCCCTCCGCTGCCGGCGGTGCGGGCCGCCGTGCGCGCCTCGCTGGACTCGCTGAACCGCTATCCGGAGTTCCTGCCCCACCGGCTGCGTTCGGTGATCGCCGGCCGGCTCGGAACGGCGGTCGACCAGGTGGTGGTCGGGGAGGGCGCGACGGGCGTGCTACTGCAGGTGCTGCATGCGCTCACCGGCCCCGGCGACACGCTGGTGACCTCGACGCCCACGTTCGACGGCTACCCGATCCTCGCGCGGATGGCGCGGCTGCGGCCGGTGACGATTCCCCTCGACCGGCACGGCCACCACGACCTCGACGCGATGGCCGATGCCGCGGTGGGCGCGCGGGTGGTGGTGGTGTGCCGGCCGCACAACCCGACCGGCACGGTCGAGCAGGTCGGCGCCCTCGAGCGCTTCCTGCGGCGGGTGCCCGCAGACACCGTGGTGCTGCTCGACGAGGCCTACGCGGAGTTCCTCGCCCCCGACCTGCGCCTCGACGCGGTCGACCTGGTGCGCCGGTTCGGCAACGTCGTGGTGGTGCGCACGTTCTCGAAGGCCTACGGGCTGGCGGGTCTGCGCATCGGATACGGGTTCTGCGCGCCCGCGCTGGGCCGCGCGCTGTGGACGATGCAGCTGCCGTTCGGGGTGTCGCTGCCCGCTCTGGCCGCCGTGGTCGCGTCCTACGAGGCGGAAAGTCAACTGCGGCATCGTATCCGGACGATCACGGCGGAACGGCGACGCCTGCAGATGAGGTTGCGGGCGATGGGCGTCTACACCACCGACGCGCAGGCCAACTTCGTGTACTTGCCCGGCGCGGAGATGCGCTGGAGCGACGCCTTCGACGGCTCGGGGCTGATGGTGCGACGCTACGACGACGGCGGCGTCCGCATCACCGTCGGCTCCCGGGCGTCGACGCGGGCGGTGATCCGCACCGTCGCCGCGGGCATGCGGTAA
- a CDS encoding 3-oxoacyl-ACP synthase III family protein: protein MSLLDVSVYLPGAPIGADYYAQFAETDELREHRMFRAPRHRHHVTPGTTAADMVERAAAGLLERHGEDTVRGADVLITHTQLPDMPFYGAGGAIAHRLGMRPRHVIDLHNGGCAAFVLGLSLARTLLAAGEGRTALVAVAQNAAGQIFDQPTVRSKAQAAVPGDGAAVGLVTRSDAAPILAVECRTYGEYAGDMTIAVDPPRLWWQAGPGEGCIGFTEAKITKVLARGNRQVPEVSYAVCDRIGLAPNEIDLFVSNQPNRVFLRNWREALELPAERHVDTFDDCGNLFAAGIPVNLDRAVTDGRVRAGDTVLMAAFAHAGDFAGAAAVRWGGRP from the coding sequence GTGAGCCTGCTGGACGTGTCGGTGTACCTTCCCGGTGCGCCGATCGGCGCGGACTACTACGCGCAGTTCGCCGAGACCGACGAACTGCGGGAGCACCGGATGTTCCGCGCGCCGCGGCACCGCCACCATGTCACGCCCGGCACCACCGCCGCCGACATGGTCGAACGCGCCGCCGCCGGCCTGCTCGAGCGTCACGGCGAGGACACCGTCCGCGGCGCGGACGTACTGATCACCCACACCCAGCTGCCGGACATGCCGTTCTACGGTGCGGGCGGGGCGATCGCGCACCGACTCGGGATGAGGCCGCGGCACGTGATCGACCTGCACAACGGCGGGTGCGCAGCGTTCGTGCTCGGGCTGAGTCTGGCCCGCACGCTGCTCGCCGCGGGAGAGGGCCGCACCGCGCTGGTCGCGGTCGCGCAGAACGCCGCGGGCCAGATCTTCGACCAGCCCACCGTCCGCAGCAAGGCCCAGGCCGCGGTGCCCGGTGACGGCGCGGCCGTCGGTCTGGTCACCCGGTCGGACGCCGCGCCGATCCTCGCCGTCGAATGCCGGACCTACGGCGAGTACGCGGGTGACATGACCATCGCGGTCGATCCGCCGCGGCTGTGGTGGCAGGCCGGCCCGGGAGAGGGGTGCATCGGCTTCACCGAGGCCAAGATCACCAAGGTGCTGGCCCGCGGTAACCGCCAGGTGCCCGAGGTGAGCTACGCGGTGTGCGACCGGATCGGGTTGGCGCCCAACGAGATCGACCTGTTCGTCAGCAACCAGCCCAACCGGGTGTTCCTGCGCAACTGGCGAGAGGCCCTGGAACTGCCTGCCGAGCGGCACGTCGACACGTTCGATGACTGCGGCAACCTGTTCGCCGCCGGCATCCCGGTGAACCTCGACCGGGCCGTCACCGACGGCAGGGTGCGGGCCGGGGACACCGTGCTGATGGCGGCCTTCGCCCACGCCGGCGATTTCGCCGGGGCGGCCGCCGTGCGGTGGGGCGGACGTCCCTGA
- a CDS encoding thiamine pyrophosphate-binding protein produces the protein MAQGYRVVDYIVDRLVADGVRHVFGVDGANIEDLLDAAAARDDLDIVLAAHEFGAAAMADGYRRSGARLGVVAATSGGGCLNLVPGLGESLARRVPVLALVGQAPTRLDGRGAFQDTSGVGGALDAEALFSAVSLSCRRVTRPEDIAGALAEALTAAAAGGPAVLLLPKDIQQARLSTFGLPAPRSVRAPVPDLAGLVRALRAADGPVAVIVGEQVARDDARAELRLLCDALGARPASEPDAKDAAPGSPVTGVMGHPGVVAALRRSAACLLIGARMDATARAGLEDALAAVPTLSIGSAAPYVPAAHVRADDLRAALPAVTAAVRRDGRCAPTAPPPGELVPPPVDGPGVRYRAALRAIDAALPAGTDIVVDAGNIGAAAIHHLSARSGGRFLVALGMGGMGYSFGAAVGSAAHRGRRTVVIAGDGAFYMHGLEIHTAREHRLPITFLLFDNHAHAMCVTRERLFFGGADGRNRFGASRLGAGLAAMFPGLPAVDVDAAGDLPAALCAALACDGPSVVAVECSSDEIPPFAAFLTSKESTHVAVHA, from the coding sequence ATGGCCCAGGGGTATCGCGTCGTCGACTACATCGTCGACCGGTTGGTCGCCGACGGCGTCCGGCACGTGTTCGGCGTCGACGGCGCCAACATCGAGGACCTCCTCGATGCCGCGGCGGCCCGCGACGACCTCGACATCGTGCTCGCCGCCCACGAATTCGGCGCCGCCGCCATGGCGGACGGCTACCGCCGCAGCGGAGCCCGGCTCGGCGTGGTCGCCGCCACGTCGGGCGGCGGCTGCCTGAACCTCGTCCCGGGGCTCGGCGAGTCCCTGGCCCGCCGGGTCCCCGTGCTCGCGCTCGTCGGACAGGCGCCGACCCGCCTCGACGGCCGCGGCGCGTTCCAGGACACCAGCGGCGTCGGCGGTGCCCTGGACGCGGAGGCGCTGTTCTCCGCGGTGTCGCTGTCCTGCCGCCGCGTCACCCGGCCCGAGGACATCGCCGGCGCGCTGGCCGAGGCGCTCACCGCGGCCGCGGCCGGTGGACCCGCGGTGCTGTTGCTGCCCAAAGACATTCAGCAGGCCAGGCTGTCCACCTTCGGGCTGCCCGCGCCCCGGTCCGTGCGCGCCCCGGTTCCCGACCTGGCCGGGCTCGTGCGCGCGCTGCGCGCGGCCGACGGGCCGGTGGCCGTCATCGTCGGGGAGCAGGTGGCGCGCGACGACGCCCGCGCCGAACTGCGGCTGCTCTGCGACGCGCTCGGCGCCCGGCCGGCCTCGGAGCCCGACGCCAAGGACGCCGCCCCAGGCTCCCCGGTCACCGGTGTGATGGGGCACCCCGGTGTCGTCGCCGCGCTCCGCCGCAGCGCGGCGTGCCTGCTGATCGGCGCCCGGATGGACGCCACCGCCCGGGCCGGCCTCGAGGACGCGCTGGCCGCCGTGCCCACCCTGTCGATCGGATCGGCCGCACCGTACGTGCCGGCCGCCCACGTCCGCGCCGACGACCTGCGCGCCGCTCTGCCCGCGGTGACGGCCGCCGTCCGCCGGGACGGACGCTGCGCGCCGACGGCGCCGCCGCCCGGCGAACTGGTGCCGCCGCCGGTCGACGGACCCGGGGTCCGCTACCGCGCCGCGCTGCGCGCCATCGACGCCGCCCTGCCCGCGGGCACCGACATCGTCGTCGACGCCGGCAACATCGGCGCGGCGGCCATCCACCACCTGTCCGCCCGGTCCGGCGGCAGGTTCCTCGTCGCCCTCGGCATGGGTGGCATGGGGTACAGCTTCGGTGCGGCCGTCGGGAGTGCGGCGCACCGCGGCCGGCGCACCGTCGTGATCGCCGGCGACGGCGCCTTCTACATGCACGGCCTGGAGATCCACACCGCCCGGGAGCACCGGTTGCCGATCACCTTCCTGCTCTTCGACAATCACGCGCACGCGATGTGCGTGACCCGCGAGCGGCTGTTCTTCGGCGGCGCCGACGGACGCAACCGCTTCGGGGCGAGCCGGCTGGGCGCCGGTCTGGCCGCGATGTTCCCCGGGCTGCCCGCGGTCGACGTCGACGCCGCGGGGGATCTGCCCGCCGCGCTGTGCGCGGCCCTGGCCTGTGACGGCCCGTCGGTGGTCGCCGTCGAGTGCTCATCCGACGAAATCCCGCCGTTCGCAGCGTTTCTCACCTCGAAGGAGTCCACCCATGTCGCTGTCCACGCTTGA
- a CDS encoding zf-HC2 domain-containing protein: MTVDDRYLTWDAAYVLGALSTDDRLEYEDHLTGCTRCRTAVAELGGMPGLLGLLDLDDVNALDHEQPDPPLRPEVRESVLAKVRWRRRRTRWVNSAVIGLAAAVLAVGVLLVARPQIVGLQNRPDTQNTAMIEMNKVAPTPINASIALTDFGWGTRVDMVCTYGQWGDSTTAPKDLGMVVLTRDGNRSQIATWLGVPGATALPSGTTPIQRDDIAAVQMVSVSDGTVLLEKQL, encoded by the coding sequence CCGCTACCTGACCTGGGACGCCGCGTATGTGCTGGGGGCGCTGAGCACCGACGACCGCCTCGAGTACGAGGACCACCTGACGGGGTGCACGCGGTGCCGCACCGCCGTCGCCGAACTCGGCGGCATGCCGGGGCTGCTGGGCCTGCTCGACCTCGACGACGTGAACGCGCTCGACCACGAGCAACCGGATCCGCCGCTGCGGCCCGAAGTACGGGAGTCCGTGCTGGCCAAGGTGCGCTGGCGCCGCCGCCGCACCCGCTGGGTGAACTCGGCGGTGATCGGGCTGGCCGCCGCGGTGCTGGCCGTCGGCGTCCTGCTGGTGGCCCGCCCGCAGATCGTCGGGCTGCAGAACCGGCCCGACACCCAGAACACCGCGATGATCGAGATGAACAAGGTGGCGCCCACGCCCATCAACGCCAGCATCGCGCTGACCGACTTCGGCTGGGGCACCCGCGTCGACATGGTGTGCACCTACGGTCAGTGGGGCGACAGCACCACCGCGCCGAAGGATCTCGGCATGGTGGTGCTCACCCGCGACGGGAACCGGTCGCAGATCGCGACGTGGCTCGGCGTGCCGGGCGCGACGGCACTGCCCAGCGGCACCACCCCGATCCAGCGCGACGACATCGCCGCGGTGCAGATGGTCTCCGTCTCCGACGGCACGGTGCTGCTGGAAAAGCAGCTCTGA